The following is a genomic window from Brachionichthys hirsutus isolate HB-005 chromosome 10, CSIRO-AGI_Bhir_v1, whole genome shotgun sequence.
ATATGTTAAAGGATTACAGCCCCGACCTTGCTTGTGTATGTCGAGTTAAACCAATCCCATTATCATCATCGTGTGGTGATGCATTGTAGATTCTACAAGTCAATTTTTGCCAAGCCTGTTCACAGCGGATAATGATTTAACCTTGCCGTGTTTCAAAGGTCTGCTGATTGATTCTGGAAATGAAGAGAAATCAGTGGGTGCCTGAAATGGTAAGAAAAGTTCAtctggggggggcaaaaaaaaaatctaatataaattaaaaaatggtCACCAAAACTGCCAAGGTTAGATGCATAGTAGGTATGGGGCTAACACTTCGCAGATGCAGTTAATGTCTTTCCATGGAGAAATAAACATGATTCCAATGAAGGAATAAATGTAGAAAAGGGGATGCTTTTGGGAACGTATCCGATCAATACTGGGAATGGGGATAACACAGCTCTATCTCGCAGGTAGCAGCCAATTAGCCCAACGCTGCATCAGCACTGATACACAAAACACCACTACGAACTGTAATAACTATAAAACATATTGCAGTTAATAAAGTTGAGACACGATGCTGTAGTGGGCAGGATAATATAGGAACacttcaaaacaacaacacaaagtaTGAACACCACACCTCCAAAAAGGTGATTTTAAAAGCAaggctggggtgggggggtttccTGGAGTGTTTCATTGCTGAGGTGGGTAGGCATTCCAGAATACACAGTAAACGTGGCAGGAGAAAAATAACAGATATTATGTATATTGCTGAAGGAAATATAAACAGTGCAGTCTTAGTTTCTGGCTTCAAATAAGAGTCCTAGAGGAAACCCTGCATCGGGCTGGATTTCATTCAACTGAACCGAACGCATGCTCATTTTACTGCAGACATCGTCCATCGTCCTTCTGCACTGTAAAAGATGGACTTCAGTGTCCAGAGTTAAGACACCGCTACAAGGCGGGACTAACTTTCGTGTCTCTAAACGTGGTGGCTTTTGAAAGGGCCTTACTTGTTTCCCAATGTCCAATGATCTTTAATTATCAACTTAATTTGAATTCAGCAATTTTGTTTTAGAGTTATCCGTCTGTTTTCCACACTGGTTAGTTGTAACACggtaataaatgtttttgcctTGTGGgtattttaaatgttgcttCAGCACAAGGGCGTTTCCTCGCTCCCTGATGCCCCCGCGTTAAAGCGATACAGATGTTTTTTCTGAATTAGGGAATCAATGTTGTTAATGTCGATGGCTTCTTTGATTCATCCCTCTTAGCCCTGACTCTTCATTAAACCATATAGTAGAAGAATTGGACCGGCAAATCACAGGCTGCTCAGAGGTAGTAGCGTGACGCCGCTCCAACCAGCTATTGCAAATAGACTAAATGTAGTTTATTCTAACACgtctttttaatgtaatttctacTTGCAAACTTCATTAACttgacactgtgtgtgtgctttttgtttttaaaaacactttgatTCAAACATTATTCCACAAatagaaataattaaataaatccGTAATCTAAACTCAACTGTGACATTATAGCAGAGACGTGGGAGCATCATCTGAAGCCGATGACTAAAAAGCAACAGAgctttcaaaatgtatttggaGGTTATAAAAAGACCAGCAGCTTACCACCCTCAGGGACTGTTGAGGGATTTCGGTCCTCAGGGTGTGAGTAGTGTTTGGTATCCATCACACGACCGTAGCGTATTCCCTCAGTGATGTCACGTACCACGTTCAAAGTCAAAAAACGCTCCAGAATTCTCagtcatgtttttggagatgggacGTCAAACCGTATCTCAGGGGTGCTGGTTGTGTTTTGTCTATAGCCATGTGAGCAGGCTGTCTCTGTCCATGTGCGACCCGGACAGAACTGTCTCCATGTCCATCAGGAGGTCTGAGCTGAGACCCTCGGGGATGCAGGGCATCAGCTCCTCGGTCTCAGACATTGGGAGCACAGGCATGGACTCCTGTAAGGTCATTGAGGAGGTGTCACCAGAGTCACCTGAGGAAGATTAAAAATGATTGAAGCAAGTGGAGGATCCAAAAACGTCGACTCTGTGATGGGAGAATTTTGGATATGGTGCGGATCCGATCAGACATGGTCTTTTTACCGTGTTGTTTATGCCACTAAGACATGTAActtggattttatattttcctcTCCGTCCCTtttctattgattttattgCTGGTTTGTTtagggggcttttttttttaaatagttagTTTCCTaactaaataaacacaattgacTGTAAACTGTCTTCAGGAAGTTATTATAATATtcgtatttatttatataactaACTAGACAGAACTCTCAGTTATTATACTATAATAATCTGACTCCTGACCTCGAAAACTCACTCATTAAATTTACAATACCACTGCTATCAGTATTTGGATATTTGTTCAAGACAAACaatattattgtgttttttcccaGGATTTTGCTTCCTAACTTTTGAAGATGCTATGAAATGTTACACCAAACCGAGTCAGCGCAGTTTAATCTACAATTATGATGTTAGTTTCAAGTCTGTAGAAATATTATTTGATACCTCACCGCAGTGAATTTTCAGTGATTCtataaatgtaaacattctgGATCCAGCAACCAGAAAATGTACaatttttatattaataaaatcaataaagaatAATTGATTCCGTTTCTTCAGCATATTATAGTTCTAATTATTTATGTGACAaattcatgtgtgtttgtgtgttaccAGTATCCATGTGATCCACGGAGCTCAACATGTGGTCTGATGTTCTGGGCAGGCTGCTGACGCTCAGGCCGCTGTCGGTGCTCTCGTTGCGAGAGTGAGCGCTGCAGGAGGACACACATAAACCTTAAACCACATCAGCTTTAAGGACCCGTGGAAGTTCTGCCGGATCACTCAATCGAAAGAACCCGTTGTGTAAACGGCAATAGCTCTCTCCTAGACTCAGCGGAGCTGGTTTCCAaatggaatatttatttaagttACGATAAAGTACAAAgctcttctggattgtcactCACAATGCCTACAACCTGAAAGGCCAGGCACGATAGCGCCATGACGCGTGCGCTCACCCGTTGAGTGTGGGTTCGTGGTTTGAGGCTCTGATCCTGACGTCCAGGGATGGGGTGAGGGTCAGTGCGTTCCTGTCGTGGTCCATCCCACCGGGAATCTGGTTCCTTCCTGCTGCCTCCTAcgaacagcaaacacacaaacagccactTTCAGAAAGCTAAAAACTTTAAACTTTGGACACGATACAATCATTTGATTGTAGTTGAATCTGAACTGAATATATACACTGCAGAATAATACAAGCAGACAGCACAAGAAGCAACTCGAGTTATTTGACCCAAGTCCAGTTCCCACCTGCGATGTGATTTGCTGTGGAAGACCTTGTTGTTTGCACCTGAGCCTTTCCTTCTCCTGCCTTTGCTGCAGCGCTAATCCAAGGATGCCGGGGTTCATCTTCTGGGCTGCAACATAAGATTCACAGAACAAGAACATTTGGACTATGAGGTAAATATTTCACTGCAGGTCGGACACTTGAGCTATACGAGGAAAACGTGTCTAAGGTTTTGCGATCTCCATCATTTTTGATGCCAAACAATAACTTGTGACGGTGGAAATTGGAACAAAAAGGTTTTGTCATTGACAAACAACAACTGTCAATTCAGGAGACACAAATTTGACAGCGCGCTACCTAGACGCGGGCCGACCCATGCGGTGGTCTTATTTATGTGATCGATGTAGTACACCTCTCCCTCTGCAGTCGCAGCCTGCTCCCAGCCTTCAGGCAGTGGACCTGAATAGCAGCGAGAGTACACAGTGAGAAGGCAAATGGTGGACGGAGATTCAACGCAGAATCCGCCCCACGTCCTTGAGGTTCGCGTCGGCCTCCGGTGCGTAGAGACTCGATGAATAAAATGAACGTTAGTGGGTAGCACAGTACGGGCTGGTGTGAATGGCACGGAGAGTGCAGCTAATGAGACAAACTCTGTAACTCGGGTTCTTCAAAAGACAGAGATTACGGCGGTTTAATTCTTCAATGGGCTGTTCGACCAAATGACAGAATAATGGGCAGGAAATGCTGCTATTCAAGTCAATTGCAACTTTTGTTAAGTGCATAAATGAAAAAGGGTTCCATTCTTAGAATtaatagaaataaattaaattcccCAAAATACCCAACGGGATCTCTCCAGTTAGTGCTGGTATTTGTTAGTGCAGTATTCTATAGAAAAATACTGCACTAAAATGTAACTTTAACAGTAACATCTCTTCACAGACACACCGTCCCAATTATTCCATTACGTTAAAATACCGGTACTCTTATGCAATTGTTGCCAATACATAAAATGTTGATATATTATCATACGCGACGGTGAGCTTTGAGATACTTTCTCACTTTTAAATCTATTTCATTATTATGATTGCAGCAGGCTACAGCTGTTTAACttcccccccctcatctcttGACTTCTCAGTTTCAAATCTGGCCCTCAGACCTTCGTGTCATGCAACCCCTAATCTCAACTCCCCCTTTGAACAGAAATGATGCAATAGTGCCGGAATGaagacttttctttttgctgcctTTGTTTATTCATGCCGAACAAACCAAAAGTACAATAACgctgctcctgtgtgtgttttagataACAAACTGACACTCCCCAATCACCAGCGGCGTGTTGTTAAACACAGCAGCGCCTGCGTCTGGTGTAATGCTTTATGTACCTTGCCCTATTTCCCTGATTTGAGGAGATCTTCAGTTAATTTTCTTCTTTGCGTTTTAAATATCACCCTTAACAGTCAAACACGAAAATTCGACAACATGGTTTTGTGACATTGAGTCCTTTCACACTTTATGTCAGCTAACTGTTTTCAAATGAAGAATCCTCTTTTCAATTTGACTGAACTGACCCtttaacattttcaaatgaGTGGAATTTACTCAGTAGTAACAATAGTCCAATAATCCATAAAACGCTGCATCCAACCAAGAAAAACCTCAGTAAGAAATGACTTCTGGAGGAGCTTTCGTGGGCTGCTTTCACCAGAATATCAGATCTGAGAGTTCTACAGTTGTTTCCCTTCCATTCTGAACATTATCATTCCTACCAAAGACGCCCGAATCACGGCTGTAGAGACTAAAATGAAATGGAGATCCACCATGAAACGGACGCCTGTGTGCTTTGAGGAGAATCTGCACGGTGAAAGGGGCGTGCGACTGATACCTGGATCTGGATTGGTGTTGTTTTGAGGTTGCTTAGTGGCAGCTGGGTTGCTGAGCGAGTGGCCGTGGACTGGTGCGCCTGAGATCGGATGCTGAGCTGTAGCAGACTGAAGCTGCGAAAGTCGGGGGTCATGCCAAGTTGTCATCTTATCCAGgtggctgcagaaacacaagacAAGTCTGAGCATGCCTCCATCTGTTAAAGTCACTGCAACCTGACGGATAGGAAGCGCGACGCACGTTTTCCCTCAGACCTGCTCTACCTGTACTACTAGATGTGTAagtgcgcatgcacacacacacacacacacacacacacacacacacacagtgttctgCTACAGCGGCCTTTGACAGGAGGGCGAGCCGTCGGGCCATGTGCTCTCGTGAATGAAACTACCTGAAACGACACTGGTTGCAAAACTTGTTGGAGCATTTTCTGTTTGATACGTTTGAGTCCTGGTTTgagctgcatctgctgcatctgctCTATATAGAATAGTCAGGAATAATCAGTGCAACAGAACTCAAATTAGGACAATTCACCTGGAATATTTAGACGTCGATTAGTTTGATAAATACACTCTGGATCATTTCAATACACTTTTaatcagttttacaaacacaggatatggtgttattacccaaagtgcactggactctgcacggcaggggcatcctcatccctgagccaaacttgtctgactgcatatcggaatgggactggatgttacaatccttttttaccttgataaatgggtagggattatagtcatcacagggcaggatagaaggggctaagggtttcattggggtcatcaggtgggcaccctccatcataggtgtttcactgaacaggcccacgacacctcaagagggttcagcagcaacacctgcgtcccgggtgtgcccccctctgccctacccccttctataccccctgatgttgaATAATCATGCCCACAGATGCAGGAAATTGCAGCTTTTCTCCATTCTATATGTCATTCTGATTTCTGTGCAACCAACCACATGAAACGAGGACTTTGAAGACATTAGGAAATCATGATGGACATTATATAGGCCCagatataaatacatgaatgaagacaaataaaaacagacaccaAACACGATCATTATTGCGAAAGCAGAACTGCAGATTAGCCTTCAAGTAACCTGCAGTGCAACAGATCAAAAACAAAGATTAGCAAAAAGTTCAACCTTACTTGAGGAAATAACGTTGGCCGGTAGGAGTTTTGGCCATTTCCCAACCGTGGGGGAGCGGCACGTCATCCGGTATGATTGGTGTCGCTGCTACATCAGCCGCTTGGGTGGAGAGGGAGTTAACTGGGAGGGAGGCAGGGGAGGAATGGGCGCGGACGTGATGGGGCGTGAGGGAGCCGCATACACCTCCATCCGAACTGGCCTGACGAGAAACAAGCAGGGTTAACGACTCCACAAACAGCAACCAGAAACATAAACCAGCAGGAAGGAACGATTTGAATGGAAACGGGATTAAAAAAAGACTCGGTGGGAGAGCGCCGGAACTGGTTGTGTTACTTTAATAGACGCTTTTTGTTACTTGTAACTTCTGGGACAAAAATGTCTGCAATAAAACGATTGAAAAAGACAAGAGGCGTATTCAATGATTTGTTCGATGGGAGTTTTAACGTGTCAAAGTGAATAACCAATGAAGACCGACTCATGACAGCGGCGCCATTATTTTAACAATTTCTTTCATTCTAATACAGTTTTTGGGTCTCAAAACGATGCATCGCCGCTGTCTGGACTGTTCATGGATCTGTGAAAACATATTCCGACAATAGCAATAAAGGAAGGCTGAAAAAGACCGAAGGACAGGCCAGCAGGGATCAAAAGCAGATTCTTGTCTTCAGAACATTTAATCTCTGATCAGATAAATGGAAATAGTTTGGGTCGGACTGAGAGGAAACCTTTCAGTAAAGTCGTCCTGCAGTAAATGTAACTAATAAGGAACTTATAATATTACTGCCAACAGATTAGTACGGTATGAAACTATCCTTCTCAATATTATTGATCCTCTTGATTATATTCCACAACGGTAAAATATCAATCAAAAACAAAGTGCATGATTGAATTTCCCCTCCGTCTTCTGTCAGCATATTAGAAAAATACAGAACATTTGCTATTTTGATGTTCATTGATCGATTACATCTCATTGATGAGGCAGCTGCGGCCCTTATCAGCATTATAACTAACAATGAGAATGATCTGTTGATTGAACACTTCCAGCTCTGTTATTTATCTCTGTGCTGATTGTGATCAGTGTCCCTGGTGTGGGACAGATGTGGGACAGATGTGGACATTGTGCAGCATGTCGGGGTTTATACTTGTCTGGAGTGTCCCCGAGCGTCCGGCTGCCTGAAGAAGGAGTCCGGCagcttcctcatcctcatcggCAGCGAGGCCGGCTGTCGGGCCGCCTTGCTGGGGTTCATCACCGCGCTGAACAGGGCCTCCAGCTCCGTCTGCGAGTCCCCGCGGACGTGCACGATCTGCTGCCCGGCCGGAGGCGCGCCGCGGTGCGCGTCCATGTTTGGCAAAGTTCGGTTGTCGCAACAAAATCTGTCGATaaattcagcaacacaaaacaaaacaagggaaTAAACGCCAGGCCCTTTGAAAAGGAGACGCGACTGGAGTTCTGATCGGATTTGTTTACACTTTTAgcctccacacgcacacacgcgcacacgcacacacacacaccccgttaGAACTTTTGCGTCTATTTAGAGCTGAAACATCTCGGAAGACAATCAGCTGGGAAAAGAGCACCGATCTCAGGCTGAAGGAGTTTAAATCGTGCGAATCAAATCCAGGATCGGTGGTAGGAATCAATCTGAGCAGCACGTTACATGCCTCCCGCATACCTCCAAGCAGCCAGACCGTTTCCCCCccgctctgtgtgtgcgtgtgtgtgcgtgtgtgcgtgtgtgtgtgttcctgcaggaaaaaaaggaaaaaaaaaaaaaagacacactaGAGAAATCACAGCCGGGAAAACACTCACACAGACCCTGATCTCCGACGCGAAGGTTCGGCGGTCGAATAGAAACGAGTCCGAATGGAGGAAAGTTCGTTCACGCAAAGCTCCAAACTTTCCTCTCATCCCCTGCTGCGTCCAGATTCATGCGATAGTGCGGAGGGGCGGGGTTGCGGGATTTAAAGCTGCCGCAGTTGTTGCACGGGAAATTCCTTTTAAGTCACACTTGGCGCAGGCGTAAAGCGGCAGCGCAATTAAAACGAGAGagtttctatttatttacacGCTTTCAGAAAAAGCACCAGAAAGAAACACgtgagaaataaagaaataaagcaacGCTCGATGACGTCAGAAATAGTTTTTGCTTTATAAGTCCTGCTGTTTCCACTCTGGATTCCTGCAGCCGAAAGGAAACAAGCGGAGTTTGATGCTCTTTAACAGTAAAACGAGgctgtgttgttgttggggGGGTCGTTTTATTAACTCAAAGCCTGGACTGGGCTTctaggggtgggggtggggtttggttggggctgggggggggggggtattgggAAGTTGCCCTGAGAAAACATCCGCCCCTGATGAGGCCAATCCAGCCGGAGCCTGTTTGTCGGTGCGCTCGCAGCCGCAGCGTcctgccctctagtggcagaCATGCGCAAAGGCCGGCTGAGCCTCAGCTGGCCGCCACATTGAACTGAAAGGCTGAAAGAATGTGTCTGGACTGCTGTTATTATTGTCTACTGCGGATTCAATATGCCATCTCGTTATTAAACTAACAACAAAATGGCGTCTTGTTCATGAAAATCATTTATGTTTCCATAAGTTCTCAAGTTCTGCAAAATCTAAATTGATCAGAGAGAATGATTTCCATTTATTGACCCAGGATGTGATGCGTCGACTGGTGGATCAGCAATAACGAGATGTTTTTGTTGTGAATTTCTAAACGAGACAGTCAATTATCAATCTGACAATGTGACCATGGCAACCAGAAAAAGGCTGTAATGTAATACACTCCTACGGCCCGTAGGTGGCGCCGTCACACCTTTACAAAGGGAAGCATCTGTTTGGATTTGACTAGTTTCTTGGCTGAATTTCTTCTCTTGAACGATATAATCTCTATCTTCTGTTTAATCTGAGGTCATCGCGGGGGGAACCAGACTAGTGACATGCAGGTGAACTATCAGGGTGAACAAAACAGCCAGAATGAACATTTAGTCTGTTTTATTCAGGCAAATCACTTCAGTGTTAGGGTTAAGATTATTCTTTAACtaagttctttctttcttttttatttattcttttcatgaacatttacaacatCCCACCTTACACACACCTTCAAGAATAGTTCATGATtagaaaggagcagatagaagaATTAAATTCTTATATTTGTCTGCCCCCCACCTTTTTTCATAATCATTACAAGATGgtcactgccccccctccccccatcacCCGTGCTACAACATAATTTATTACCACAGTCTTAATACATTCCTTCAAAAATCAAGTttgcataaaataaattgtttctTCTTGTATCTCTTTTTAATTTCCAACATATttcaacaacattttaaaatcattcTCCTGAGAATTCCACAATTCACCCGAAACgggttgtttgtgccatttgatGTTTAAAATCATGTCGTTTTCTATGGTTTTCATTATCAgaagtaaacacaaacaacctTTAGCAGTAATGTTCGCGTGttacagagagaagaggagttTTTGTTCAGACATGAACTGCTTGGTTTTTCAGCATCACAGGTTGCCAACAGGAAGAGGTCGTCACAAAAAGACTCAAGACATCCTCCAACACTTGCAGCGGCCACACAGCGAATATGTGTCCGTCGTCTGCTGTGAAGTTGTCAGAAATTAAGATAATAAAATTGATCCTTGATTTTGCTATTAGCATAAAATAATCATTATGTTGttctatttgttgttgtaaatcagaacaaaaaaaaaatctaatattttGATCGAtagtttgtaaaataaattcttCCATGTAATCTTTAAAATCTTTGCTTCTGTATGTCCAAGAAAAGAGGTCAACAAAGATCTTGTTAAAAAAAGACTTCATTCTTATATTACTGTTGTTTTGTGCCAGGTCGATTTGACCCATGAAGATAACAAGGCTGAAAACATGGACACAGCATGAAGATGGTATGACCCAGAATAAATCTCCTTGTGCTGCTTTtcccatatatatatttttttctcccgTGTTTCCTGTGCCTGAATCGCCACTGCCAATGTTCCAGCCTGTGCCGTCTACTCCCTGCCTTCGTtagctcctccacctcctgccaAAGTCGCAGCAAACTCTTCACTCGCGTCCCCTGGCGATGTCTGCACTGAGCGTCTTCAGAAAACCAATCTTTATAAAGAGATACTACACGGGttagtctgcatgttctcctttCAAATGCGTGTCATTCCCATGCTCAGAGAGAATGTAACATAGGACAGATGTTGAGGGCCCCGAGGCTTACAGCAGCAGGTTTTTAAACATTCCTCTCACCGACCATGGCTGTGAAATGCATAGAGATTCAGAACACACAGCAAACCTTTCCTCCAGCTGGACCCCGACTGGAATGTGCTGCTGCCCTTTATCACTTTTCACTTTCCTCACTGCATGACTGGCCAGTTAACAGCAGTAATTGGTCTGACGGTCCCCGTGGGAGGCTGTTTCAAGTGTATGAGTCAGTGGTCAAAGGGAGTAATAGCTGAGAGAAAtatgaatacatgaatacagACCCTTGGACACTACCTTCTGCTGCATGCGTGAGCCCTGCTGGTTTCTTTGCCTGTTTCACCATCAAAATAAAATTGCTCTCTCCAcatctgcttctcctgctggTGGCAGGATATAAACCATAAAATAACAACGGGCCAGCAGAGGGGGAAGGTAATCACTCTTACCCACCACATATCTGTAATCAGCACATTCACTCACTGAACCGAGCCAGACTCTATTCATTATCCCTTTAACAAATTCAACCACCTCTTAAAGAGGGTGACGTAATGACCATTTACAAGAAGCTATGGCGAGTGACAGGCGGACGTGGAGGCAGTCAGAAAACAGAAGCAAGGACGTCGACTTGAGAGATGAGAAGGGAAGGAGACATGCGAGGGAAAAGAGCAGAGTCTGTGGAAAAGTAGAGCAAGTGGAGGAGTGGCTGGCGGTGACGGTGGACGGAGTTCAGCCTCCATTGCTCTGAGAGAAAATAATCccagtcagaaaaaaaaccGACATGATGTGGACAACAGCTGTCCTCCTGCTGCTTTTGCCGCATCTGCTTTCCTCCACAGTACGTATGATATG
Proteins encoded in this region:
- the LOC137900631 gene encoding transcriptional coactivator YAP1-like — translated: MDAHRGAPPAGQQIVHVRGDSQTELEALFSAVMNPSKAARQPASLPMRMRKLPDSFFRQPDARGHSRQASSDGGVCGSLTPHHVRAHSSPASLPVNSLSTQAADVAATPIIPDDVPLPHGWEMAKTPTGQRYFLNHLDKMTTWHDPRLSQLQSATAQHPISGAPVHGHSLSNPAATKQPQNNTNPDPGPLPEGWEQAATAEGEVYYIDHINKTTAWVGPRLAQKMNPGILGLALQQRQEKERLRCKQQGLPQQITSQEAAGRNQIPGGMDHDRNALTLTPSLDVRIRASNHEPTLNGAHSRNESTDSGLSVSSLPRTSDHMLSSVDHMDTGDSGDTSSMTLQESMPVLPMSETEELMPCIPEGLSSDLLMDMETVLSGSHMDRDSLLTWL